A single window of Chitinophaga sp. XS-30 DNA harbors:
- a CDS encoding efflux RND transporter periplasmic adaptor subunit yields the protein MLKKKWWLVAALCIIGTGVLYYVFANKPVDSSTTVLVKKGNFRDIVVSPGELMAENTEYINAPTGLQSNQIYEEIKIQDMAPEGISVKQGDYIASLDPAVVNKKIGDVQMELDRANSTLSQTALDTALQMREVRDNITNLRFQMEQKSLALQLSKYEPPATVRQAELDVEKANRDLAQLLENYKIKQQQAATKMEQAYRELQRRQQQMQSLEELRSQFRITAPKNGLLVYITDYNSGGKKKAGSTIRTWDPRLAMLPDLSSMLSKTYINEVDISKIKKGQKVDMGLDAFPEVKLKGAVSSVANIGENRPGSNAKVFEVLIKLEKVDSILKPGMTTSNNILINQVGDQLIIPLESVFSEKNTSYVYLRKGTGVSKQEVKLGKSNDEEVIVTKGLQEGDVVYLAEPASAKDDKIIPVK from the coding sequence ATGTTAAAGAAAAAATGGTGGCTTGTTGCCGCGTTATGCATCATCGGCACAGGCGTGCTGTATTATGTTTTTGCCAATAAACCCGTTGACAGCAGTACCACCGTACTGGTAAAGAAAGGAAACTTTCGCGACATTGTTGTCAGCCCCGGTGAACTGATGGCCGAGAATACGGAGTATATCAATGCGCCAACCGGCCTTCAATCCAACCAGATTTACGAAGAGATCAAGATACAGGATATGGCTCCGGAGGGCATCTCCGTGAAACAGGGCGATTATATCGCTTCGCTGGACCCTGCCGTGGTGAACAAAAAGATCGGGGATGTGCAGATGGAGCTGGACAGGGCCAATTCCACCCTTTCGCAGACAGCGCTGGATACCGCGCTGCAAATGCGGGAGGTAAGGGATAATATTACCAATCTCCGCTTCCAGATGGAGCAGAAGTCCCTGGCCCTGCAACTCAGCAAGTATGAGCCGCCCGCTACCGTAAGGCAGGCGGAGCTGGACGTGGAGAAAGCGAACCGGGACCTGGCGCAGCTGCTGGAGAACTACAAGATCAAGCAGCAACAGGCAGCCACCAAGATGGAGCAGGCTTACCGCGAGCTGCAGCGCCGCCAGCAACAGATGCAGAGCCTGGAAGAACTGCGCAGCCAGTTCAGGATCACCGCCCCGAAGAACGGCCTGCTGGTATATATTACCGACTATAATTCCGGCGGCAAAAAGAAAGCCGGCTCCACCATCCGCACCTGGGACCCCAGGCTGGCCATGCTGCCGGACCTTTCCAGCATGTTGTCCAAAACCTATATCAATGAAGTGGACATCAGCAAGATCAAAAAAGGGCAGAAAGTGGATATGGGCCTGGATGCCTTTCCCGAAGTGAAGCTGAAAGGCGCCGTTTCCTCCGTGGCCAATATCGGGGAGAACAGGCCCGGCTCCAATGCTAAAGTATTTGAAGTGCTCATCAAACTGGAAAAGGTGGATTCCATCCTCAAGCCCGGTATGACCACCTCCAACAATATCCTCATCAACCAGGTGGGAGACCAGCTCATCATTCCCCTCGAATCTGTTTTTTCCGAGAAGAATACCAGTTATGTGTACCTGCGCAAAGGCACCGGCGTCAGCAAACAGGAAGTGAAGCTGGGCAAAAGCAACGATGAGGAAGTGATCGTGACCAAAGGTCTCCAGGAAGGAGATGTGGTGTATCTCGCAGAACCGGCATCAGCAAAAGACGATAAGATCATCCCCGTAAAATAA